The DNA sequence TTTACCACCGAAGAGCTCCTCTCCGCCGTAAGGACGAGGCTTGAGAAGAAGGTCTCCGAAACCAAGGAGTATACCGAAAAAGTCGAGCGCGTCGAAGAGAAGCTGGACCGCGCCACCTACTACGACCTTCTTACGGGCCTGCCCAACCAGATCATGCTGCAGAAGAGAGCCACCGCCGTGCTCGGGGAGATACCGGATGACGCCATGATAGGGGTCATCTTGATAGACCTGGACCGCTTCAGGAACGTAAACGAGGCCCTGGGTAACGACGTCGGCGATTCCGTGCTCAAAACAATGTCCGGAAGGATGTCCGCCTCCGCCGACACTCAGGGCGCCGAGCTCTTCCGGCTGCGGGGGGATCATTTCGTCGTGCTGGCCCCGAAACTCTTCGAGCGGGACGACGCCGTAGGGGTCGCGGAGAAGATGAAACACTGCATCAGGCAGCCGGTCATTGCGAAGGGCGTAGAGATCAACATAACCGCCAGCATGGGGATAAGCCTCTACCGGCGCGAGAGCGAGGACATCGGGGAGCTGATTAATATGATTACCAACGCCGAGGTGGCGATGCGCCGCGCCAAGGAGCGGGGCCATAACAACTACCAGTTCTACGAGCCGGATATGAAGGAGCAGGCCCTGAACAACCTGGCCCTCGGCAACGACCTTCCCCTCGCCATCGAGCGGAACGAGTTGAGGCTCCACTACCAGCCCAAGGTGGACATAGGGAGCAACAAGACCGTGGGTATGGAGGCGTTGGTCCGCTGGCAGCACCCGAAACTGGGGGTGGTCCAGCCGGGGAGCTTCATCCCCCTGGCGGAGGAGACCGGCTTCGTTATCCCGCTCGGCGAATGGGTCCTGAATGCCGCCTGCAAGCAGAACAAGTCCTGGCTGACCGCCGGTATAGGTCCCCGCACCGTGGCGGTCAACATTTCGGCGCAGCATCTGGTCAGGCCGGACATGGTGAAGACCGTCGCCGGGGCGCTGAAGAAGAGCGGGCTCGAGCCGCGGTACCTGGAGATCGAGATCACCGAGAGCGCGATTATGAAGGACCCGGATGCCGCCGTCGAAGTGTTCGGCAAGCTGAAAGATCTGGGCGTCAGTATCGCCATAGACGACTTCGGGACGGGCTACTCCTCACTGGCCTATTTGAAACGCTTCCCCATAGACTCGCTTAAGATAGACCGCTCCTTCATACGCGACGTCACGACCAACGAGAAGGACGCGGCGATAGTCGTCGCGGTCATTGCAATGGCGCACGGCCTGGGTATAAAGGCCATTGCAGAGGGGATAGAGACCCGGGAGCAGCTCGATTTCCTGCGCGCCAACCGATGTGACCAGATGCAGGGCTATCTCTTCAGCCGTCCCCTGCCCGATAAGGAGTTTACCGACCTGCTCAGGGAAGACAGGTCTTTGCCGTCGGGATAGGGGGGGATAGCCGCTGTACTTGACAAACTCCGCATTATGGGTAAAAGTCTATTCCTGACATGAATCCCGGAGGTATGAGATGAAACGTGTACTATTGTCGTTTTTGGTCCTCTTCGCGCTCGTTGTCGCGCTGCCGGCTTCGGTCACGGCCGAGGAGGAGGAACACCCCGGAGAGCATCCCGGCGAAGATAGCGAGGGGATGGCCGACCACGTAAGGAAGGCCATAAAGGAGTTCATATGGGAGGA is a window from the Thermodesulfobacteriota bacterium genome containing:
- a CDS encoding EAL domain-containing protein: MEKILVIEDTKAILDDMITILGFEGFDARGAENGIEGVKLAGEFLPDLIVCDILMPEMDGYGVLEALKGEPSTASIPFIFVTARAAREDLRKGMELGADDYLTKPFTTEELLSAVRTRLEKKVSETKEYTEKVERVEEKLDRATYYDLLTGLPNQIMLQKRATAVLGEIPDDAMIGVILIDLDRFRNVNEALGNDVGDSVLKTMSGRMSASADTQGAELFRLRGDHFVVLAPKLFERDDAVGVAEKMKHCIRQPVIAKGVEINITASMGISLYRRESEDIGELINMITNAEVAMRRAKERGHNNYQFYEPDMKEQALNNLALGNDLPLAIERNELRLHYQPKVDIGSNKTVGMEALVRWQHPKLGVVQPGSFIPLAEETGFVIPLGEWVLNAACKQNKSWLTAGIGPRTVAVNISAQHLVRPDMVKTVAGALKKSGLEPRYLEIEITESAIMKDPDAAVEVFGKLKDLGVSIAIDDFGTGYSSLAYLKRFPIDSLKIDRSFIRDVTTNEKDAAIVVAVIAMAHGLGIKAIAEGIETREQLDFLRANRCDQMQGYLFSRPLPDKEFTDLLREDRSLPSG